The genomic DNA CTGTTTTATTTTGATGCAGATTGCTTATGCACGGATTTCGCGGAACTTGGCCACGTATTTAGCGGCAAGCTCAGCGATCAGATCATAACGCCCTTCCTTGGCCGGTGCCGTCAGGTTTCCGCCGATCCCTACAGCAATGCATCCGCTGCGAACCCACTGCTCCATATTGTCGAGGTCAACGCCGCCGGTTGGCATGATGTTGACATGCGGCATCGGGCCTTTGACAGCCTTGATATAACCCGGATTGAAGTTATTGCCCGGGAACAGCTTCAGCACGTCCACGCCGAGCTTCAACGCTTCCTTCATCTCATTAAGCGTCATACAGCCAGGCATGTAAGGTATGCTGTACAGATTGCACAGCTTGCCTGTCTCCTCATCAAAGGAAGGACTCACGACGAATTCGGCTCCTGCCAAAATGGCGATTCTCGCGGTGATCGGATCCAGCACCGTTCCCGCACCGATCACAGCCTGCCCTCCGTATTCTTTAATCAGGCGTTTGATAACCTCGTCGGCGTCCGGCGTCGTAAAAGTAACCTCAATATTGTTCAAACCGCCTTCGATGCAAGCCTTGGACATTTGATAGGCGGACTCCGCATCGTCTCCGCGGATTACCGCGACGACGCCCAACTCTGTAATATTTTGCAGCACTTTTATTTTCTTCATCGCCATCTCCCTCTCAACTAAACTTTTTTATCTTATTTACCTTGCCATTTATGATTATCTACATCATATTAAACAACAACTCTGCTGTAAATGCACTATATTTCTTGAATAATTATCGTTTTTTCGCTAAATTTCACGGATTCTTATGGAGGATCTGTGTCAAAGCACGATTCCTTAATTCCTTTATTGTACAAAACCGATTTATGTGTTAATTTCAAGATAACCGATTATTTTGAATATGCCAAATAAGTTCATCATCTCACAATTAGATTTAGGAGGAAGCATACATGAACAAGAAGCTTGACGTAGTCACTTTCGGCGAACCGATGGCGATGTTTTACGCCAATGAACCCGGGGAATTGCATAAAGCGCTTTCTTTCTCCAAGGGGATGGCCGGCGCCGAATGCAACGTCTCCGTCGGATTATCCCGTTTGGGCCACTCCGTCGGTCTGGTCACCAAGCTCGGGGAGGACAACTTCGGCCATTTTATTACCGATACCCTGAACAAGGAGAACATCGACACCTCCAACGTAAAATTTACGAATGAACATAGAACGGGTATGCTGGTCAAATCGAAAGTACTGACAGGAGATCCTGTCGTTGAATATTTTCGCAAAAATTCAGCTGCCTCCACAATCAGCTTATCCGATTT from Paenibacillus woosongensis includes the following:
- a CDS encoding bifunctional 4-hydroxy-2-oxoglutarate aldolase/2-dehydro-3-deoxy-phosphogluconate aldolase, encoding MKKIKVLQNITELGVVAVIRGDDAESAYQMSKACIEGGLNNIEVTFTTPDADEVIKRLIKEYGGQAVIGAGTVLDPITARIAILAGAEFVVSPSFDEETGKLCNLYSIPYMPGCMTLNEMKEALKLGVDVLKLFPGNNFNPGYIKAVKGPMPHVNIMPTGGVDLDNMEQWVRSGCIAVGIGGNLTAPAKEGRYDLIAELAAKYVAKFREIRA